In Flavobacteriales bacterium, the sequence TGTCCATCCCTCACGCTACGGGCACCTTCAGTGATGATCTGCATATCGGGCTCCAGTCCGTCTATTACTTCTACCTGCCCTTTGTACTCTTTACCCGTGGTGATGGCCACCCGTTTTGCGAACTGACGTCCTTCGCTTTCCTCCAGTACATAGACATAGTCTGCACCAGTGGTGCTCTGCATGATGATGGCAGAAGGTATCACGATGGCCTTCTCATTCACATAGTCATTGATGCTGAGATGAGCGAGTTGATTGGGTTTCAATTCGAATTCCGTCTCAGGCAGTTCCACCCGGATCTTGAAGGAACGATTCTCCGGATTGATATACTTTGAGGTCTCTTGGATGCTCGTCTGCACCTGCTCACCGATGCCCGGGAATTCCACAGCTACCGGAGTTCCCTCCTTGACTGCTAATACGTGTTGTTCCGAAACATCACTTTCGATGTACATCTTCTTCAGATTGACGATACGTGCAACGGGCATTTGCGGATTGGCCATCTCGCCCTGATTGGGGAATATCTCATCCAATGTTCCACTGAAAGGAGCTCTGATGCGTGTCTTAGCGGCTTGGCTATTGAGCGTGGCCAAAGAGGACTCAAGACTCTCTTTCTGATTCTTGGCCTGCAGGTACTGGAGCTCTGATCCGATACGCTGCTCCCATAGTCGGGCTTGCTTCTCATAGGTGGTCTTGGCCAATTCATAGGCCGTGCGCACCTCCGCGATCTGATTCTGTAGAATCTGATCATCTATCGACAGTATAATGTCTCCTTTGCGTACCTGGGAGCCTTCTTGGACAGAGATGCGCT encodes:
- a CDS encoding efflux RND transporter periplasmic adaptor subunit: MRKSIIALVPLLLLAACTSPEPTDLDSLVTEKDSLKNLVNSYNDRISEINKLIAESAEDFESNLTLVRTQTLTEQPFSHSFTIYGEVASDKNVLLYPEMAGVVERISVQEGSQVRKGDIILSIDDQILQNQIAEVRTAYELAKTTYEKQARLWEQRIGSELQYLQAKNQKESLESSLATLNSQAAKTRIRAPFSGTLDEIFPNQGEMANPQMPVARIVNLKKMYIESDVSEQHVLAVKEGTPVAVEFPGIGEQVQTSIQETSKYINPENRSFKIRVELPETEFELKPNQLAHLSINDYVNEKAIVIPSAIIMQSTTGADYVYVLEESEGRQFAKRVAITTGKEYKGQVEVIDGLEPDMQIITEGARSVRDGQRVRLS